AAACAGTTGCTTTCACGGTTCGAGAACTACAGCGGCTACGCTGCCCGACCCGGATGAAGGCAGTCTGCAACCCAGCTGGGGAATTGCTGAGAGCGATACGACACGCGATCAACGACCGAAGGACCCGTCGCGCGGAATTCCGCGCGACGGGTCCTTCGAATCTCTTCGCGGTAACGTGGAACTAATTGAAGAGGTTCGGTCCGCACACCGGCCAGGCGCCGATACCCTGGCTGCCGAGAACATTCTCGGCCACCCGGATCTGCTCGTCGCGGCTGGCGTCCGCAGGGCTGCCCGCGCCGCCGTTGGCCTCCCAGGTACCCTGGGTGAACTGCAGTCCACCGTAGAAACCGTTACCGGTGTCGATGTTCCAATTGCCACCGGCCTCGCACTGCGCGACGGCATCCCAGTCGTGACCGTCGTCGGCGGAAGCGGTGCCGGCCAGGGCCAGCGGGGCGACGACGAGCGCACCGGCGACGACGGCGAGACCGAGAGCACGCGGGGTGAATTTGCGGTTGCTGGTCATAACATTTCCTGCCTGCACCCCACCACCCGCACGAATTTGCCAGCGGGTTCCCGTCCCCGGGAATCTCGGTTCGGAACTCGACGCGGGACGGGATCACCGGTGTTCTGCGTTTCGAGTCACGGCCCGGTTGTCCGGGTTGCCGACGACGATAACGAACAAATCACGGCAGATCACGCGGCGATAACGGTGATATAGCTGAATGCAATCACCGGCGAACCGGTCGTTTCCCGGCCGGACGCGGGGTGCGCGACGGCACCGGCGTTCCAGTAATCACAGCCATGTAATGTGACACAGATCACCTGTGTCGACCCCGAAACGCCGGGAATAGACCGGTTTCAGAGGTCGGTCGGTGAGCTGGGTCACTGCGGGTCGCCGGGCTCCGGCAGCGGCCAGCGACCGAAGCGGGGACGTCCTGGTCGGTGGTCTTCGGGCAGGCCACCGGACATCTTCGCGAGTCGACCTTCGATCTGGGTCAGATACACACCGGCGAGGCGAAGCGGCAGGTGGTCTTCGGTACCGCTCTTCGAATCCGGCCCGGCACCGGTTTCGGGCACCGGCTGCGGCTCCGGCGGCTCCGGCTCCGGCCGTGGTACCGGCTCCGGACCTGGCAGCGGCCCAGACTCCGACTCCGGCAGCGGCACGGTCTCCAAGTTCGGCAGCGGCACGGACTCCGGGGCGGGTGGCGGTACAGTCGCGACTTTCCGCGCCTCGGCACGCCGGGTATCCGCTTCCGAGATCCCTGCTCGCACCTCGGCCCGCCGGTTCGCCGCGCTCGACACGATTTCCCGCAGTTCGGCGCGCTGGGTCTCTGCCGCGGCAAGCCAGCCCGCCGCCTGCCGGAGCACCTCCCCCTCGGTGAGGTCGCCGTCCAGCAGCAGGCCGGCGCATTCCGGCACCACCAGCATCGCCGAACCCAGATGTTGCAGGCAGCGGGCGGTACCCAGCCGATGTTCCAACGCTCGGTATCCGTCAAGTGCGGTCTGCCAGCAGCGCAGCGCGCGACGCGGTTCGCCCCGCATCCACCACAGCACGCCCATCAGCTCGAAGGTGTGTGCTCGCCCCGACGGGTCCCGGCCTCGGTCGGTCAATGCCTGCGCCAGCGTGAGGCGATTCCACGCGGCATCCGGATGGCCGAGTCGCAGGTGCAGGGTGGCCGTCTCGAGCAGCAGCGTCACCTGTCCCGGTACGTCGGGGCGCACCGAATGCGACCACGCGTACTCCAGATGTGCCAGGACCTCGTCGCGCAGCCGCAGGACTTCGCTCATTCCATCGGCGTCGGTCAGGGCGGTTCCCAAGAGTCCGGCAGCCGTGGCGTCGGCGAGCAGTTCGCGTGCCTTCCGATGTTCCCAGCGCACTCGCAGGCTCCAGTGGTACCGGAACGGCCGGATCCATCGGCGACGAGTTCCGGGGTCGTTCAGCCGAATCCGGACCATCGCGTCGATCTCGGGGAAGCGGGTGTCGTCCACGATCGACTTCATCTGTGAGTCGATCCCGTAAGCGTCCTCGCCCAACCCGATACGCGCGTGCCACAGATCGAGCGCGTCCGCGATCCGCGCCAGATCCACCACCGCCGCCTCGGACAGGGCCGGCCGGCCGGTAGCACCAGCACTGCGCACCCGACCCGTGCCGGTGGTCGGTTCCTCTTCCGAAGCCCCGGTCGCCGAGGGTTCCTCAGCCTCCGGGCCCGACACCTCCGCCGGTGTTTCCGCCGGCCCCGGCGGATCGGCCGGACCCTCGGCGGACCGAACCGTCGGCACCACCGAACCCGATTCGGTGGGCGGCATCTCGGACGACCGATCGCCCGAACCCGACTCCGGGGCCGATGTCTCGGACGGCCGATCACCCGAACCCTGCTCGGGGGCCGAAGCCTTGGACGGCTGACCGCCCGAGCCCGACTCGGAGACCGGCGTCCCGGACGGCCGATCACCCGAACCCGTACCGGCGAACAGGCGTAACGGTGATCCCGGGCCGACCACGGTTCGCGTCACTGCGCGCAGCCACTCCAGCAACGTCGGGCGCAGACACTTCCGAACATGTTCGGCAGCAACCGGTTTCGGCGCAGGGTACTTCTCCGCGCAGGCCGAGATCAAGTGCCGCAGATCATCGGCCTCCGCGAGGAACCAGCGCTGGGCACCGGCGCTGAGTTCGACGGAGTCGAGCGCCACCGCCCAGCGGGAGGCGCGGTCGGCGTAGTGGCGCAGCAACTCCTGTAGTGCGGCGGGCCACTGTTCGGTCCGGGCCACTTCGAGGGCGTCGGGTAGTTCCGGTTTTCCGGAGTGGGTTAGGCGATCACGGCCCGCGGCGGTGAGTACGTGACTGTCCCGCAGGCGATTGATCTCACGGAGCACGGTGGTGTTCGGCTGCGAACCTCGCTCGTAGGGAAGAACTCTCGTCGCGGAGAGCATCGCGGCGACGACGTCATACAGCGCGCTGACCTCGAACACGTCCACCGGCAGATCGCGCAGCACCGCCGCGATGATGTCGCCGTCCTCCGCCTCGCTTTCCGGCACTGTGTCGTTTCCGCTCACCGCCGGCATACCTTTCGGCAGAGGCGGTGGTTGCACCAGGTCGGCGGTCAACGCCAGTTCCTGCGTGATGCGCCAGCGTTCGCGGATATCGGTGACCCATCGCCACATCACATAGCCGACCGCCGCCACCACGAGGGCGACCGCAACCCACAGCCGCACCTGTCCGAACAGCGCCGCCAACGGGCTGTCTGTGAGTGCGCCCTCGACCAGTTTGCCGGCGAATTCGAGCAGGATCTCACCGCCGAGGAGGGCCGGTGGGCCGATCAGGCCGAGCCACAACAGGGTTCGCGGCGGAGTGATCAGCGAGGCCCGGGAGCGGTGCTCGGTGCGGTTGTCCGGGCTCACCGCAGCAC
This DNA window, taken from Nocardia sp. BMG111209, encodes the following:
- a CDS encoding transglycosylase family protein, whose amino-acid sequence is MTSNRKFTPRALGLAVVAGALVVAPLALAGTASADDGHDWDAVAQCEAGGNWNIDTGNGFYGGLQFTQGTWEANGGAGSPADASRDEQIRVAENVLGSQGIGAWPVCGPNLFN